From Deltaproteobacteria bacterium:
CCAAACACCCCATTGTCGGGACCCACAAAAAATCGGCCACGGCTCTCTATGGCGATGGGTCGTCTCTGGGTGCCCACGCCCGGATCAACAACCATCAAGTGCACGCTGCCAGATGGAAAAATATGAGCAGTCGCCCTCAGCGATAACTCTGCTTCAAGAATCGATTGTGGGGAAATGCTGTGACTGATGTCTACAAGGTTTGCCTCAGGCAAGCTCCCCAATAGAACTGCTTTGAGTTGTGCAACATAGGTGGAGCCCAAGCCAAAATCGGTTGTTAAAGCAATGATGGGTCCTGCCACTGCCGCTAGCTCGAGCTTTCGGGGCTAAGAAGCAAAGAGCCTTCTCGGATGGCCTCATCCACAAGTTCTGAACTGATCTCAAACGATTTAAGAACGGCTCGCCCGTCGTTAAGCGCGTCGGGCCGTGTAGTCCAAGCTTCAGCCACCGGGGCTCCAAAATGACTGTTGATGCAGGTAACGCCGTCAATATCGTAAGAATCAGACCCTACAACTGGATCTTTGATGGCTTCCTCGTGGGTTAATACAGGCTCACAGCAGCAATCGACGCCATCCAGCACGCTTACCCATTCGGCCTGCGTCTTGGACTTAAACACCGCCTCAAGCTCGTCCATAACCTGCTTCGCCCCGGGACCCATGTCGAGCCCCTTCGAAGACAGATGACCGCATCCGGCGGCTTCACAAAAAGCAACGAAGAACTTTGGCTCCAATGCCCCAAGCGTCATGAACCGCCCATCACTTGTTTCGTAAACCCGGTAGCACGGCGCCCCGCCACCCAATGGCGTCGAGCCTCTGCTATCACCCATCAAGCTGGCACTGTTGGCTAAGTATCCATAGTGTCCAAACGTCAGGCAACCACGCGTCATTGAAATATCGAGATGCCTACCTTGGCCGGTTTGGCCTCGCTCCATAAGCGCAGCTAAAATAGACGAAAGACCCATCATAGAGCCTCCCGCTATATCACCTACCTGAATACCCGCCGTAACGGGCTCACGATCTGCGGGCCCAATTAGATTGAGTGCGCCTGCTCGTCCGGTGAAATTAAGGTCGTGCCCGGGCCTATCACGATGTGGGTTATCTTGGCCAAAGCCCGTAACCGAACAGATAATAAGCTTAGGATTGGTCTCAAAGAGCTTCTCGGGAGAGAGCCCCAATCGGTCCAACACACCAGGTCGAAATGTCTCAACGAGGATGTCGGCCTGTTTGACGATGTTTAAAAGTATTTTCCGGGCGGCATCTTGCTTGAGGTTCAGAGCCAAGCCGCGCTTGCCAGCATTCACGCTGGTATAAAGCGCTCCCGCGTCGCCATGCATCGGCGGCATAAAACGCGCTGGATCGCCGGTTGGTGGTTCGACCTTCACCACATCCGCACCCAAATCTTTGAGCATTCGGGTGAGCAGAGGCCCCGGTAAATGGCGAGATAAATCAACCACGACAAGGCCCTTTAAAGGCGTCATCGGACCGCTGCTAACACCCATCGTTCACTCCAGGTGGTATGTGATTGAGCTGGTAGCTCGATTAGCTTCCGAGGATTGAACCAAGTTTCATAGCCAACATCATGTCGCCTTGAACCTTAAGCTTACCTGACATGAAAGCCATCTGACCGTTAAGTTCACCATTGATGATGGCGAGGAAATCGGCTGAGTCTACTGTGATGTGGCAATCTGCTTCGCCGTCACCCGCGCTCACTGAACCGTTGCCCTCTTTGAGGTTTACAAGCCATGTACCGCCACCGTCGCCAGTGACTTCAAACTTGTAACTCGCACCAATTTGAGCTGCCAATTCAGGCTTGCTCTCAAGACGATTGGCGATATTTTCTTCGAAGACTTTGCTCACTGATTCAACAGCCATTTCATGCTCCTTAGGCAATGTGTGAATACCCGGGATAGCACCGGTCCGGAGAACGGGTCAACTGAACCCGCGCGGCGCGTCACAACTCGTTACGTTCAGGAGGCTGAACGGCCGTGAGCAACGATGGTTTCGATGACTTCTTCAATGCTCATGGAGGTACAATCGACATGAATTGCGTCTTCGGCGGGCTTGAGCGGGGCTTGGGCTCTCTCCGTGTCGCGTTTGTCTCTAGCCTCTATCTCAGCCAAGACATCAGCCAGTAGGCCTTCTTGCCCATTATCTTGCATCTGGGCCAATCTGCGCCTCGCACGCTCCTGGGCACTTGCGACCAAAAAGATTTTCACAGGCGCATCTGGGCAAACCACGGTTCCTATATCGCGTCCCTCCAAAACAGCACCGTGAGCTCCCGCCAAGTCGCGTTGAAGCTGCAGCAACCCATCACGCACGGCACCAACACTGCTCACTTTTGATGCGCCCTGCGAGATCTCAGGTGTTCGAATCGCCTGACTCACGTCGGCACCATCGATAAAAACCCGGTTTTCGCCCTGATCCATCTTAAAAGTGATGTTGAGGCCAGCCACAATGTTCGCGAGTCCCTCAGAATCTCCCCAAGACACCGAGTTCTGAACGGCGGTGTATGCAACTGCCCGATAAATCGCGCCCGTATCAACCAGCGTCAAACCAAGATTTGCCGCCACTGCCTTCGAAACGGTGCTCTTACCGGCACCCGCAGGCCCATCGATTGCTATAACAAGGTTCTTTGTTTCCATAATCGCGCTATCCTCATAACGGGTTCGAAAATCAAGCCAACTCTTCGACCGTCGCACCAAGGCCGCGAAGAACATCAACAAAGTCAGGATACGAAACCCCAGCGACGTCGAAGCCGCGCAAAATAGACTCACCCTCAGCCGCACAAGCTAAAACTGCCGCGGTCATCGCCACTCGGTGATCCGATGAAACATCTAAGGTGGCACCATGCATAGGCTTACCGCCTTGAACAACGAAGCCATCGGGGCGTTCATCGGCTTCAACACCAAACGCACGAAGAATCCGAACAGTTTCGACAACCCTGTCCGATTCCTTAACGCGCAGTTCTTTTGCGTCTTCAACAGTTGTTTGGCCCGGATATCTCGCCGCGAGTGCTCCTAAAACGACCAATTCATCAATCAAGCGCGGAATCACGGCCCCGCCAATGACCACGTCCCCGCACGGCTCTTTCCAGTTAAAAGCACCAACCTCAACGTTCCCCATGGCCTCGCCGCCTGGCGAATCAAGCATTTCAACATCAAGCGTCACGCCGAACGACTCAACGGCATCCAGCACACCGGTTCGGCTTGGGTTGAGCCCGACGTTACGCAGTGAAAGCTTGGAATCAGGAACTATCAATCCGAGCACCATCCAAAAAGCCGCGGATGAGATATCCCCAGGAACGCGAAACAACGCACCGTCTTCAAAGCCCTTGAAATGGTCCCGAGCATCTTTCGCCAAAGTCACGTGGTGCCCGCTGGCGTCTTCTACCCGCTTAACTGAAATACCCATGCCCTGAAGCATTTGTTCCGTGTGGTCGCGAGATACCGTCGGTTCGTGAACTGTGACTTCCTGACCAGACAAAAGCCCGGCGAACAAGAGGGCACTTTTCACCTGAGCGCTGGCGACCCCTTGAGTCCACTCACCGCCGCTTAGTTTTGCCGGTTCGATGACCATCGGTGGTAATTCTTTACCATCTTGCATCTCCCCTTGAATCCGCGCGCCCATCGCTCTCAATGGGTCGCAAACCCGTGCCATGGGTCGTTTACAGAGAGATTCATCACCCGTGAGCGTAGCGTTGAGGCCAGACCCAGCTAGAATTCCTGAAACCAAACGGATGGTGGTCCCACTGTTGCCGCAATCGATCACATTGTCAGACTCTTGGAGACCGCCAAGACCCACGCCTTGTACGACCCAGCCATTGGGTTGTCTTTCTATGGACACGCCCAAACTGCGGAAAAGTTCGGCTGTGGAATCGTTGTCGGCACCGGCTCCCGGGGCGTCGATGGTCGTCTTGCCACCGGATAAGGATGCAAACATGATCGATCGGTGTGTGATCGACTTATCCGCAGGGATTTGTACTTCGCCTTGAAGTCCACTTTTACCAACAATCTTTAAATCCATTTAGCCTAATACCTTTGCCATCACTTCAAGCAGCTTGTCGTTTTGCTCGGTGGTTCCCATCGTAACCCGTGCACTTGTCGCTAACCCATAGCCCGCCATCGGCCGAACAATTACACCCAATCGCAGCATTGCATCGAATACAGGTCCTACTTCACGCTTGAAATCGACCAGTACGAAGTTTGCCTGACTCGGTGTCACCACGCAGCCAAGGGCCTCTATCTGTGGAACCACACGTTCCATTTCACTTCGATTCAGTTCTTTGGTTCGGGTCAAATGGTCAACATCGTCCAGCGCTGCCATCGCACCTACTTGTGCCAATGTATTAACGTTGAACGGCTGGCGCCCCCTGTTGAGGTAATCGATGATCTCACTGTCACCTATCGCGTATCCAATACGAAGACCGGCCAAGCCGTAGCATTTTGAGAACGTTCGAGTTACCAAGACATTTTTGTGAGTCTTAAGATAAGACAACCCATCGGGGTAATCCTCGGCATCTACGTATTCGAAATAAGCCTCATCCATCACCACAAGCACCTGAGGTGGTACTTTCGCTAAGAAATCATCCAGTTCTGATTTGGTGATATACGTTCCGGTTGGGTTATTCGGGTTGGCAATAAAGACGAGCTTCGTTTTTTCATCCATCGCATCCAAAACCGCGGGTAAGTCGTAGCGCATTTCGTTGAGCGGCACCTCGCGGATTTCGGCACCAATAGCCATGGAGGCAAGCTTGTAAACAATGAAGCTACTTTGGACATAAACGATGTTGTCTTCAGGCCGCATGCAAGTGCGGATAATCATCTCCAGCAGCTCATTCGTACCATTGCCAAATAGAAGCTGGTCTTGCTCCACCTTGAGAAAATCGGCCAGCTTCTTCTTGAG
This genomic window contains:
- a CDS encoding CoA transferase is translated as MGVSSGPMTPLKGLVVVDLSRHLPGPLLTRMLKDLGADVVKVEPPTGDPARFMPPMHGDAGALYTSVNAGKRGLALNLKQDAARKILLNIVKQADILVETFRPGVLDRLGLSPEKLFETNPKLIICSVTGFGQDNPHRDRPGHDLNFTGRAGALNLIGPADREPVTAGIQVGDIAGGSMMGLSSILAALMERGQTGQGRHLDISMTRGCLTFGHYGYLANSASLMGDSRGSTPLGGGAPCYRVYETSDGRFMTLGALEPKFFVAFCEAAGCGHLSSKGLDMGPGAKQVMDELEAVFKSKTQAEWVSVLDGVDCCCEPVLTHEEAIKDPVVGSDSYDIDGVTCINSHFGAPVAEAWTTRPDALNDGRAVLKSFEISSELVDEAIREGSLLLSPESSS
- a CDS encoding SCP2 sterol-binding domain-containing protein, with the protein product MAVESVSKVFEENIANRLESKPELAAQIGASYKFEVTGDGGGTWLVNLKEGNGSVSAGDGEADCHITVDSADFLAIINGELNGQMAFMSGKLKVQGDMMLAMKLGSILGS
- a CDS encoding (d)CMP kinase, with product METKNLVIAIDGPAGAGKSTVSKAVAANLGLTLVDTGAIYRAVAYTAVQNSVSWGDSEGLANIVAGLNITFKMDQGENRVFIDGADVSQAIRTPEISQGASKVSSVGAVRDGLLQLQRDLAGAHGAVLEGRDIGTVVCPDAPVKIFLVASAQERARRRLAQMQDNGQEGLLADVLAEIEARDKRDTERAQAPLKPAEDAIHVDCTSMSIEEVIETIVAHGRSAS
- the aroA gene encoding 3-phosphoshikimate 1-carboxyvinyltransferase, giving the protein MDLKIVGKSGLQGEVQIPADKSITHRSIMFASLSGGKTTIDAPGAGADNDSTAELFRSLGVSIERQPNGWVVQGVGLGGLQESDNVIDCGNSGTTIRLVSGILAGSGLNATLTGDESLCKRPMARVCDPLRAMGARIQGEMQDGKELPPMVIEPAKLSGGEWTQGVASAQVKSALLFAGLLSGQEVTVHEPTVSRDHTEQMLQGMGISVKRVEDASGHHVTLAKDARDHFKGFEDGALFRVPGDISSAAFWMVLGLIVPDSKLSLRNVGLNPSRTGVLDAVESFGVTLDVEMLDSPGGEAMGNVEVGAFNWKEPCGDVVIGGAVIPRLIDELVVLGALAARYPGQTTVEDAKELRVKESDRVVETVRILRAFGVEADERPDGFVVQGGKPMHGATLDVSSDHRVAMTAAVLACAAEGESILRGFDVAGVSYPDFVDVLRGLGATVEELA
- a CDS encoding histidinol-phosphate transaminase; translation: MSKLVNDAYLTLKPYIPGKPVSETERELGISGCVKLASNENPLGPSPKAVAAIQAALSSLHDYPDGGAFYLKKKLADFLKVEQDQLLFGNGTNELLEMIIRTCMRPEDNIVYVQSSFIVYKLASMAIGAEIREVPLNEMRYDLPAVLDAMDEKTKLVFIANPNNPTGTYITKSELDDFLAKVPPQVLVVMDEAYFEYVDAEDYPDGLSYLKTHKNVLVTRTFSKCYGLAGLRIGYAIGDSEIIDYLNRGRQPFNVNTLAQVGAMAALDDVDHLTRTKELNRSEMERVVPQIEALGCVVTPSQANFVLVDFKREVGPVFDAMLRLGVIVRPMAGYGLATSARVTMGTTEQNDKLLEVMAKVLG